Part of the Cellulomonas taurus genome, CGGCTCCTCGCTGGCCGCCCTGGCGGAGCACGCCCCCGCCCCCTGGGACGAGCTGCTGCGGGCGCACCGCGACGCCTTCGTCACCCTCACCACGGAGATCGCGCAGCTCGCCGACGGCAACCGCGAGCTGCTCGCGATGAGCCACCGCGCCACCCAGGAGACCTTGCTCTCACTGCAGGACTCCGTGCAGACCTACGACGGCCAGGGCAACTCCGCCGCCTCGGACCGCACCGCCCAGCTGATCGACCGGTCGTTCTGACCGGCAGATGAGGACTAGTAGACGATGAGCACCTTTTCCGGACTCGGCACCGCGCTCTCCTCGCTGATCGCTCAGCGGCAGGGGCTGGAGGTCTCCGGCCAGAACGTCGCCAACGCCAACACCGTGGGGTACACCCGCCAGCGGGCCACGATGTCGTCCCTGCCGGCCTCGTCGGTCCCCTCCATGTTCGCCACTTCCTCCGGGGTCGGCCAGGGGGTCTTCACCAGCGGCTTCGAGCGGATGGGCGACATCTTCGTCGACGCCCGGCTGCGCACCGAGACCTCCGGCGCCGCCTACCTCAAGCAGATCAGCGCCTCCTACACCCAGCTGGAGGACGCGGTCGGCGAGCCCGGGAAGACCGGGCTGTCCAGCCAGCTCACCGAGATGTGGACCGCGTGGTCCGAGGCCGCCAAGTCCAGCAACACCTCCGCCTCCCGGTCGGTGCTCCTGGAGCGCTCGACCGCGGTCACCAACCGGATCGCCACCCTCTACAACGGTGCGCAGACCCAGTGGAACCAGACGCTGACCACGACCCAGTCGCTGGTCACCCAGGTCAACACCACGGCGAACAACCTGGCCGACCTGAACAACCGCATCCTGTCGATCACCAACGCCGGCGGTTCGGCCAACGAGCTGATGGACGCCCGCGACCAGCTGATCACCCAGCTCTCCGGCCTGGTCGGCGCCTCGGTCCGGATCCAGGAGAACGGCACCGTCGACGTGATGGTCGCCGGCAACGCCCTGGTGAACGGCGCCAAGGCGAACGCCCTGGAGGTCACCGGGGCGAAGAACTTCGACCAGGCGATGGCCGGTGAACAGGTGTCGGTGGTCTGGGCCAAGAACCAGGCGAGCGCCGGACTGGACGGCGGCCGGGTCGCCGGGCTGCTGACCGTGCTCGCCCCGCCGAACGCCACCGGCACGGGCGGGATGCTCACCGAGGCCGCCACCGGCTACAACGCATTGGCCACCCAGATCGCCACGCAGGTGAACGCGCTGCACTCCACCGCGTACACCGAGGCCGGTTACGCCACCGCGACCACCGCCGGGGACTTCTTCGCCCTGGAGGCGGGCAAGCCCGCCGCCCTCGGCCTGAAGGTCGCGATCACCGATCCGAAGGACATCGGACTTGCGGCGGCGGGCGCGGGTGCGCTGGACGGGTCGATCGGCGACAAGCTCGCCGCCCTGGCCACCGACACCACCGGCCCGAACGCCACCTGGTCCGCGGCCGTGGTCCAGCTCGGCGTGCGCGCCGCCAGCGCGTCCTCCCGGTCCTCGGTCGCGGAGGCCGCTCGGGCCACCTCCGAGGCACAGCAGCTGGCCCAGACCTCGGTGGACACCGACGAGGAGAGCATCAACATGCTCGCCTACCAGCGCGCCTACGAAGGCGCCGCCCGGGTGCTCACCGCCATCGACGAGATGCTCGACACGCTGATCAACCGCACGGGGGTGGTGGGCCGATGACCGCGATCGGACGGGTGACGCATCTGACGGTGCGCAACTCGACGCTGAACAACCTGCAGGACAATCTGAAGAAGATGGCGGACCTGCAGTCGCAGGCGTCCTCGGGGAAGACCATCAACCGTCCCTCGGACGACCCGGCCGGTGCCTCCGACATGCTCCGCCTGCGCGACGAGCAGCGCATGCTGGACCAGTACGACCGGAACGCCGCCGACGGCAAGGCCTGGCTCACCACGGTCGGCGACGCCCTGACCACCTCGCTGGCCGACGCCCGCCGGGTCCGGGTGCTCACCCTCCAGGGCGGTGACGCGGCCCTGGGCCAGACCTCCCGGATCGCGCTCGCCGAGGAGATCGACGGACTGAAGGCCGACCTGCTGCGCCAGGCGAACACCAGCTACCTCGGTCGCAGCGTCTTCGCCGGGACCACCGCAGGCGGCGCGTTCGCCGACGACGGCACCTTCCGCGGCGTCGCCAGCGGCAGCGTCACCCGCACGGTCGGTGACGGCACCACTGTCCGGGTGGACTCCACCGGCAGCGCCGTCTTCGGCGACGGGCCCGACTCGGTGTTCGCCCTGCTCGACACGATCTCCGCCACGCTGCGCGCCGGAGGCGACCCGACCGACCAGGTCGATGCCTTGGACGGCCACATCACCGCGATGCTCACCGAGGTCGCCTCGGTGGGTGCGCGCACCAACCAGGTCGAGACGGCGCAGAGCCGGATCGTCGACCAGACGCTGAACAGCAAGACGCGTCTGTCGGAGATCGAGG contains:
- the flgL gene encoding flagellar hook-associated protein FlgL → MTAIGRVTHLTVRNSTLNNLQDNLKKMADLQSQASSGKTINRPSDDPAGASDMLRLRDEQRMLDQYDRNAADGKAWLTTVGDALTTSLADARRVRVLTLQGGDAALGQTSRIALAEEIDGLKADLLRQANTSYLGRSVFAGTTAGGAFADDGTFRGVASGSVTRTVGDGTTVRVDSTGSAVFGDGPDSVFALLDTISATLRAGGDPTDQVDALDGHITAMLTEVASVGARTNQVETAQSRIVDQTLNSKTRLSEIEDIDLAQIILDLQTQEVAYKGALGAAAKVLQPTLLDYLR
- the flgN gene encoding flagellar export chaperone FlgN → MALSELSDVLWTERHLLELLLFKLEEEQLLLTSGRTRWLAHATREVETVLDQIRDAELGRSVESDAVAFELELPAGSSLAALAEHAPAPWDELLRAHRDAFVTLTTEIAQLADGNRELLAMSHRATQETLLSLQDSVQTYDGQGNSAASDRTAQLIDRSF
- the flgK gene encoding flagellar hook-associated protein FlgK, with translation MSTFSGLGTALSSLIAQRQGLEVSGQNVANANTVGYTRQRATMSSLPASSVPSMFATSSGVGQGVFTSGFERMGDIFVDARLRTETSGAAYLKQISASYTQLEDAVGEPGKTGLSSQLTEMWTAWSEAAKSSNTSASRSVLLERSTAVTNRIATLYNGAQTQWNQTLTTTQSLVTQVNTTANNLADLNNRILSITNAGGSANELMDARDQLITQLSGLVGASVRIQENGTVDVMVAGNALVNGAKANALEVTGAKNFDQAMAGEQVSVVWAKNQASAGLDGGRVAGLLTVLAPPNATGTGGMLTEAATGYNALATQIATQVNALHSTAYTEAGYATATTAGDFFALEAGKPAALGLKVAITDPKDIGLAAAGAGALDGSIGDKLAALATDTTGPNATWSAAVVQLGVRAASASSRSSVAEAARATSEAQQLAQTSVDTDEESINMLAYQRAYEGAARVLTAIDEMLDTLINRTGVVGR